One window of the Longimicrobium terrae genome contains the following:
- a CDS encoding PAS domain-containing protein, whose amino-acid sequence MNNRISALSSCVLCDSPLAGNGTGGQIGFCLNCAGELGMMPVEDLMGLTADDLDLLPFGFVTVDDAGVVEAFNAFEERLSGLQAARVLGRSFFRDVAPCTAVQEFEGRYRAMVERGEAGMDRFRYLFRFKSGERLVQITMTYMPDKKKGVLIVRNLDRA is encoded by the coding sequence ATGAACAACAGGATCTCAGCCCTTAGCAGCTGCGTGCTGTGTGACAGTCCGCTGGCCGGAAACGGAACGGGCGGACAGATCGGCTTCTGCCTGAACTGCGCGGGCGAGCTGGGGATGATGCCGGTGGAAGACCTGATGGGGCTTACCGCCGACGATCTGGATCTGCTCCCCTTCGGCTTCGTCACGGTGGACGACGCGGGCGTGGTGGAAGCCTTCAACGCCTTTGAAGAGCGGCTGAGCGGGCTGCAGGCCGCGCGGGTGCTGGGGCGCAGCTTCTTTCGCGACGTGGCGCCGTGCACGGCCGTGCAGGAATTCGAGGGGCGGTACCGGGCGATGGTGGAGCGGGGCGAGGCGGGGATGGACCGGTTCCGCTACCTGTTCCGCTTCAAGAGCGGCGAGCGGCTGGTGCAGATCACCATGACGTACATGCCGGACAAGAAGAAGGGCGTGCTGATCGTGCGCAATCTGGACCGCGCATAG
- a CDS encoding response regulator, with the protein MSGFRILLGDDHELVLEGLRSLVEAEPDMRVIATATNGRQVIDAVRRDPPDVVVMDLEMGEMNGLRCLEVIKRESPGVRVLVLTAYGDGESMRAALEGGADGFALKTEPPQQTVASIRQVCRGQLVFPLAARKWLLRSESPGDATTPSARETEILALVSEGLTNAQIAHRLRVSDNTVKFHLQNLYLKLGVRNRTEATAWYLREGRARRA; encoded by the coding sequence ATGAGCGGCTTTCGCATCCTGCTGGGCGACGACCACGAACTGGTGCTGGAAGGGCTGCGGTCGCTGGTGGAGGCCGAGCCCGACATGCGCGTCATCGCCACGGCCACCAACGGACGGCAGGTGATTGACGCGGTGCGGCGCGATCCCCCGGACGTGGTGGTGATGGACCTGGAGATGGGGGAGATGAACGGCCTTCGCTGCCTGGAGGTCATCAAGCGCGAGTCGCCCGGGGTGCGCGTGCTGGTGCTGACCGCGTACGGCGACGGCGAAAGCATGCGCGCGGCGCTGGAGGGCGGCGCGGACGGCTTCGCGCTCAAGACCGAGCCGCCGCAGCAGACCGTGGCGTCCATCCGGCAGGTGTGCCGGGGGCAGCTGGTGTTTCCGCTGGCGGCGCGAAAGTGGCTTCTGCGCAGCGAATCGCCCGGCGACGCCACCACGCCCAGCGCGCGGGAGACGGAGATCCTGGCGCTGGTTTCGGAGGGGCTCACCAACGCGCAGATCGCGCACAGGCTGCGGGTGAGCGACAACACCGTCAAGTTTCACCTGCAGAACCTCTACCTCAAGCTCGGCGTGCGGAACCGCACCGAGGCGACGGCCTGGTACCTTCGCGAAGGCCGCGCCCGCCGGGCGTAG
- a CDS encoding ATP-binding protein — protein sequence MSAPAAPTREISASHRMMQVTEWELQRILLDIHDGPVQHMFAALSQLDLLRRALVSAECLSPEAEDRVARIRQLLEGGLNEVRSFIGAFRPPEFEARGLVALVENLLLQHEAMTDTQVALEVRGPVPDLAVPVKIGLYRVLQEALSNAYRHGGADRVAVRLRGAAGREGPRLRMTVSDNGDGFDPARMAEGRHFGLQGMRDRVEMIGGRFRLRSAPGAGALIAVEVPSAAPAEEE from the coding sequence GTGTCCGCACCCGCCGCGCCCACCCGCGAAATCAGCGCCTCGCACCGCATGATGCAGGTGACGGAGTGGGAGCTGCAGCGCATTCTGCTGGACATTCATGACGGGCCGGTGCAGCACATGTTCGCCGCGCTTTCGCAGCTGGACCTGCTGCGCCGCGCCCTGGTGAGCGCCGAGTGCCTGTCGCCGGAGGCGGAGGACCGCGTGGCCCGCATCCGGCAGCTGCTGGAGGGCGGATTGAACGAGGTGCGCAGCTTCATCGGCGCGTTCCGCCCGCCGGAGTTCGAGGCGCGCGGCTTGGTGGCGCTGGTGGAGAACCTGCTGCTGCAGCACGAGGCCATGACGGACACGCAGGTCGCGCTGGAGGTGCGCGGCCCGGTGCCGGACCTGGCCGTCCCGGTCAAGATCGGGCTGTACCGCGTGCTGCAGGAGGCGCTGAGCAACGCGTACCGCCACGGCGGCGCCGACCGGGTGGCGGTCCGGCTGCGGGGCGCCGCCGGGCGCGAGGGCCCGCGGCTGCGCATGACGGTGAGCGACAACGGCGACGGCTTCGACCCGGCGCGGATGGCGGAGGGCCGGCACTTCGGGCTGCAGGGAATGCGCGACCGCGTGGAGATGATCGGCGGGCGGTTCCGCCTGCGCAGCGCGCCCGGCGCCGGCGCGCTGATCGCGGTGGAGGTCCCGTCCGCCGCGCCCGCGGAGGAGGAATGA
- a CDS encoding GntR family transcriptional regulator — MTSRQATPVSIPASIARVPLRDQVHHAIVDRILRDDLKPGARISDTALARELGVSRTPIREALLRLEREGFLGADVGRGFFVKPLSVREMREVYSVLWTLEVLAMRSAAPLTEERAAALVRINTALEAEQEPARRIDLDVEWHRTLLETSDNEYLRTTIDSLKRVVRRYEYAYMLNAGFVPASTRSHEQIVAMAMAGDLDGAVRLLEDNWRLGMENLIVWLEERNASAGQ; from the coding sequence ATGACCTCCCGCCAAGCCACGCCCGTTTCCATCCCCGCCTCCATCGCGCGCGTTCCGCTGCGGGACCAGGTGCACCACGCCATCGTGGACCGCATTCTTCGCGACGACCTCAAGCCCGGCGCCCGCATCAGCGACACGGCGCTGGCGCGCGAACTGGGCGTGAGCCGCACCCCCATCCGCGAAGCGCTGCTGCGGCTGGAGCGCGAGGGCTTTCTGGGCGCCGACGTGGGCCGCGGCTTTTTCGTCAAGCCGCTTTCCGTGCGCGAAATGCGCGAGGTGTACTCCGTCCTGTGGACGCTGGAGGTGCTGGCCATGCGCAGCGCGGCCCCGCTGACGGAGGAGCGGGCCGCGGCGCTGGTGCGCATCAACACCGCGCTGGAGGCGGAGCAGGAGCCGGCGCGGCGGATTGACCTGGACGTGGAGTGGCACCGCACGCTGCTGGAAACGTCGGACAACGAGTACCTGCGCACCACCATCGATTCGCTCAAGCGGGTGGTGCGCCGGTATGAGTACGCATACATGCTCAACGCCGGATTCGTCCCCGCCAGCACGCGCTCGCACGAGCAGATCGTGGCGATGGCGATGGCCGGCGACCTGGACGGCGCCGTGCGGCTGCTGGAGGACAACTGGCGCCTCGGGATGGAGAACCTGATCGTCTGGCTGGAGGAGCGGAACGCGAGCGCGGGACAGTAG
- a CDS encoding ATP-binding protein — translation MSRLLIPRDDLDGEAAALIPGGGETGRIFRQTDWARTPLGPVSGWPQSLRTIASAVLGSAVPNIVLWGPDLVQIYNDGYVPFLGVKHPWGFGIPTRECWPEAWDFNEPIYHRVFAGETVSLVDQPYQLRRAGPDAPPDTVYITISYSPVRGEGGAVGGVFITLFDTTSQVTSRALQAERERLTRDLEIERERLAAVFQHAPSFLAVLRGPDHVFTLANGAYYQLVGHREIIGKPVIEALPEVAGQGFIELLNGVLWTGTPYLGRELPILLARTPGAQPEERYVDFTYLPLVEGEGERVGIIAHGFDVTGQVLARREVERLLAESEESRREMTRTNELLSGQQVELEVITEQLQENAAELEAQTEALADANLRLQASEGRLRGIFDQTPIPLAVMSGPDHVYTIVSPRYTAFGGGRPLLGIPFRQAFPETLEGGLGEILDRVYEAGEPFFASERPVFIDRDGDGVPEEYLFDVGYQPLRDTNGQVYALVSIANDVTHQVRARGELERARAEAEEANRAKSEFLANMSHELRTPLNAIGGYTELMELEIHGPVTTGQRDMLQRVQAAQRHLLTLINDILSYARLEAGRVEFDLEPLSARRVLGSLDALIAPQAASKQIAYQVLECDGELRFMGDEERVRQILVNLVSNAVKFTEAGGRVVLRCDADAEWGYLRVEDNGRGVPAEKLESIFDPFTQVDRRLDQPQGGVGLGLAISRDLALGMGGDLTAESTLGQGSTFTLRLPLVRGD, via the coding sequence ATGAGCCGGCTTTTGATCCCGCGAGACGATCTGGACGGCGAGGCGGCGGCGCTCATTCCCGGCGGCGGAGAGACGGGGCGCATCTTTCGGCAGACGGACTGGGCGCGCACCCCGCTGGGGCCGGTGAGCGGATGGCCGCAGAGCCTGCGCACCATCGCGTCCGCGGTCCTGGGGTCGGCGGTGCCCAACATCGTGCTCTGGGGGCCGGATCTCGTTCAGATCTACAACGACGGCTACGTCCCGTTTCTGGGCGTAAAGCACCCCTGGGGATTCGGCATTCCCACCCGGGAGTGCTGGCCGGAGGCGTGGGACTTCAACGAGCCCATCTACCACCGCGTATTCGCGGGCGAGACGGTTTCCCTTGTCGACCAGCCCTACCAGCTGCGGCGCGCCGGGCCCGATGCGCCGCCCGACACGGTGTACATCACCATCTCGTACAGCCCGGTGCGCGGCGAGGGCGGGGCGGTGGGCGGCGTGTTCATCACCCTGTTCGATACGACGTCGCAGGTCACCAGCCGCGCCCTGCAGGCCGAGCGCGAACGGCTGACGCGCGACCTGGAGATCGAGCGCGAACGGCTGGCCGCGGTGTTTCAGCACGCGCCCTCGTTTCTGGCCGTGCTGCGCGGGCCGGACCACGTCTTTACCCTGGCCAACGGGGCCTACTACCAGCTGGTGGGGCACCGCGAGATCATCGGCAAACCGGTGATCGAGGCGCTGCCGGAGGTGGCGGGGCAGGGCTTCATCGAGCTGCTGAACGGGGTGCTGTGGACGGGGACGCCCTACCTGGGCCGCGAGCTTCCCATTCTGCTGGCCCGCACCCCCGGCGCCCAGCCGGAAGAGCGCTACGTGGACTTCACCTACCTGCCGCTGGTGGAGGGCGAGGGGGAGCGCGTGGGGATCATCGCGCACGGGTTCGACGTCACCGGGCAGGTGCTGGCCCGGCGCGAGGTGGAGCGGCTGCTGGCGGAAAGCGAGGAAAGCCGCCGCGAGATGACGCGCACCAACGAGCTGCTTTCCGGGCAGCAGGTGGAGCTGGAGGTCATCACCGAGCAGCTGCAGGAGAACGCGGCGGAACTGGAGGCGCAGACCGAGGCGCTGGCCGACGCCAACCTGCGGCTTCAGGCGAGCGAGGGGCGGCTGCGCGGCATCTTTGACCAGACGCCCATTCCGCTGGCGGTAATGAGCGGGCCGGACCACGTGTACACCATCGTAAGCCCGCGGTACACGGCGTTCGGCGGCGGGCGGCCGCTACTGGGCATTCCCTTTCGCCAGGCATTCCCCGAAACGCTGGAGGGCGGGCTGGGCGAGATCCTGGACCGCGTGTACGAAGCGGGCGAGCCGTTCTTTGCCAGCGAGCGCCCGGTGTTCATCGACCGCGACGGTGACGGCGTTCCGGAAGAGTACCTGTTCGACGTCGGCTACCAGCCGCTGCGCGACACGAACGGCCAGGTGTACGCGCTGGTGAGCATCGCCAACGACGTTACGCACCAGGTTCGCGCGCGGGGCGAACTGGAACGGGCGCGCGCGGAGGCGGAGGAGGCCAACCGCGCCAAGAGCGAGTTCCTGGCGAACATGAGCCACGAGCTTCGCACGCCGCTCAACGCCATCGGCGGCTACACGGAACTGATGGAACTGGAGATCCACGGCCCGGTGACCACGGGGCAGCGCGACATGCTGCAGCGCGTGCAGGCCGCGCAGCGCCACCTGCTCACGCTCATCAACGACATTCTGAGCTACGCGCGGCTGGAGGCGGGGCGGGTGGAGTTCGACTTGGAGCCGCTGTCCGCGCGGCGGGTGCTGGGCAGTCTGGACGCGCTGATCGCCCCGCAGGCGGCCAGCAAGCAGATCGCCTACCAGGTGCTGGAGTGCGACGGGGAACTGCGCTTCATGGGGGATGAGGAGCGCGTGCGGCAGATTCTGGTGAACCTGGTGAGCAACGCCGTCAAGTTCACCGAGGCGGGCGGGCGCGTGGTGCTGCGCTGCGACGCGGACGCGGAGTGGGGCTACCTGCGGGTGGAGGACAACGGGCGCGGCGTGCCGGCGGAAAAGCTGGAGTCCATCTTTGACCCGTTCACGCAGGTGGACCGGCGGCTGGACCAGCCGCAGGGCGGGGTGGGGCTGGGGCTGGCCATCAGCCGCGACCTGGCGCTGGGGATGGGCGGCGACCTGACGGCGGAAAGCACCCTCGGCCAGGGAAGTACCTTCACCCTGCGCCTTCCTCTCGTCCGCGGCGACTGA
- a CDS encoding DUF4870 family protein: MGHLTTCPFCDGSVSDEAAACPHCGRRLWGARPPRQAAAYTPAIPVSRPAPAKQTYSPVPMIIYVLLGLGFLYFIPPVLGVALAYVNRGEARGTWLESHYQWQIHTFWAGLVYAIAVAVVGFVVVMGTQSMGSLVLMGAAAVGVFVWYAWRVIRGALVLHKEQEIG; encoded by the coding sequence ATGGGCCACCTTACCACCTGCCCCTTCTGCGACGGCTCCGTCAGCGACGAGGCCGCGGCATGCCCCCACTGCGGCCGGCGCCTGTGGGGTGCGCGCCCGCCGCGGCAAGCGGCCGCGTACACGCCCGCCATCCCCGTCTCCCGCCCCGCCCCGGCGAAGCAGACGTACAGCCCCGTACCCATGATCATCTACGTGCTGCTCGGGCTGGGATTTCTGTACTTCATTCCGCCCGTGCTTGGCGTGGCGTTGGCCTACGTCAACCGGGGCGAGGCGCGGGGCACGTGGCTGGAGTCTCACTACCAATGGCAGATTCACACCTTCTGGGCTGGGCTGGTCTACGCAATCGCCGTCGCCGTCGTCGGGTTCGTGGTGGTCATGGGCACCCAGTCCATGGGGAGCCTCGTCCTGATGGGCGCGGCGGCGGTGGGCGTGTTCGTATGGTATGCGTGGCGCGTGATCAGAGGCGCGCTGGTGCTGCACAAGGAGCAGGAGATCGGCTGA
- a CDS encoding DUF4344 domain-containing metallopeptidase encodes MNLARHLLLPTAAVALLCAVPAHAQQPIRAGQTVSGDLSASDPKLADDSHYDLYVYRGRPGERITITLTSSDFDTFLGGGATAQSTDTDDDGAGGTNSRLEGTVGATGQYVIRVNSLQPATGRYTLAVQSGGGGGTPAPAPAPSPRPAPAAGGSGQTIRAGQTISGELTASDPKLADDSHFDLYTYQGRPGENITITLMSTAFDAFLGGGATAQSTETDDDGAGGTNARLQATVGPSGQYVIRVNTLSPGETGAYTVSVQSGGGGAPAPAPRTTPATQASNGGARTASGGPIRAGETVTGALAASDNKLDDGSFFDLYTYRGTPGEQITVTMMSTAFDAYLSGGTIRGGTLTPEARDDDGAGGTNARMVAVVGASGEFGIRANSVAAASTGAYTLRVETAARGTGPAQAQGTPIRAGQSVQGRLASGDPVLTDQSLYDLFVYQGSPGEQIEVTMSSSDFDTFLGGGEDAASAVTGADHDDDGGGGTNSQLRVTVGSNGRYVIRANSLQGNVTGAYTLAVRSAGGGGQVASGSTIRQGQTVSGRLEASDPTLQDGSHYDIYTYQGQPGEEIVVRLESTDFDPFLTWGTLFGNQYQRIAQDDDSGPGANAELRVRLDRSGTYAIQANSFGANESGAYTLRIDPASQVAQRTDATSRFPAVSIGQPVTGQLTAQDAMLSDSSYADVYLYRGEPGDQVRVTLRSTAFDSYLAVGATDGEDTRAIASDDDSGGGSDAQLNFTVEGNGTYAIQVNSYGPRATGAYTLLVERGSGAVAQRPQGGTSTAPVGAGTAGMTGKWVAAYPAVTTPRYNPMRAQLQSARRMEGVADQLNGSFPLPRNVPLLFGECGSEMGANAFYNPRDGSVTFCYEMLDYLTEGFQGVAQNQQDLAERVNGAFDFIMLHEVGHALVHQLDLPITGREEDVADQLAALVLLQDGDKGANAALSGAMALQSEGAQFDNSDFSDEHSLGPQRLFNIACWIYGSDPGKYQGWVRDGILPQARARRCPSEYEQMTKSWTRLLGRPLGRQ; translated from the coding sequence ATGAACCTCGCACGCCACCTCCTTCTGCCCACGGCCGCGGTGGCGCTGCTGTGCGCAGTTCCCGCGCATGCGCAGCAGCCCATCCGCGCCGGCCAGACCGTTTCGGGCGATCTGTCCGCCTCGGACCCCAAGCTGGCCGACGACTCGCACTACGACCTGTACGTGTACCGCGGCCGCCCCGGCGAGCGGATCACCATCACGCTCACGTCCAGCGACTTCGACACGTTCCTGGGCGGCGGCGCCACGGCGCAGAGCACGGACACGGACGATGACGGCGCGGGCGGAACCAACTCGCGGCTGGAGGGCACGGTGGGCGCCACCGGCCAGTACGTGATCCGCGTGAACTCGCTGCAGCCGGCCACCGGGCGCTACACCCTGGCCGTGCAGAGCGGTGGCGGCGGCGGCACGCCGGCTCCGGCTCCGGCGCCCTCCCCGCGCCCGGCTCCGGCCGCGGGCGGCTCCGGCCAGACCATCCGCGCGGGGCAGACGATCTCGGGCGAGCTGACCGCGTCGGACCCCAAGCTGGCCGACGACTCGCACTTCGACCTGTACACGTACCAGGGCCGGCCGGGCGAGAACATCACCATCACGCTCATGTCCACCGCCTTTGACGCGTTCCTGGGCGGCGGGGCCACGGCGCAGAGCACGGAAACGGACGATGACGGCGCGGGCGGCACCAACGCCCGGCTGCAGGCCACGGTGGGACCCTCCGGCCAGTACGTGATCCGGGTGAACACGCTGTCCCCCGGCGAAACCGGGGCGTACACAGTGTCGGTGCAGAGCGGCGGCGGGGGTGCTCCGGCGCCCGCCCCGCGCACCACGCCCGCGACGCAGGCGTCCAACGGCGGCGCGCGCACGGCCAGCGGCGGCCCCATCCGCGCCGGCGAAACCGTCACCGGCGCCCTGGCGGCGTCCGACAACAAGCTGGATGACGGGTCGTTCTTTGACCTGTACACCTACCGCGGCACCCCCGGCGAGCAGATCACCGTCACCATGATGTCGACGGCGTTCGACGCGTACCTGTCCGGCGGCACCATTCGCGGCGGCACGCTGACCCCCGAGGCGCGCGACGACGACGGCGCAGGCGGCACCAACGCCCGCATGGTGGCCGTGGTGGGCGCCAGCGGCGAGTTCGGCATCCGCGCCAACTCCGTGGCCGCGGCCTCCACCGGCGCCTACACGCTGCGCGTGGAAACCGCGGCCCGCGGCACCGGGCCGGCGCAGGCGCAGGGCACGCCCATCCGCGCCGGGCAGTCGGTGCAGGGCCGCCTGGCCTCGGGCGATCCCGTGCTGACGGACCAGTCGCTGTACGACCTGTTCGTGTACCAGGGCAGCCCCGGCGAGCAGATCGAGGTCACCATGAGCTCCAGCGACTTCGACACCTTCCTGGGCGGCGGCGAAGACGCGGCCTCGGCGGTGACGGGCGCCGACCATGACGACGACGGCGGCGGCGGCACCAACTCGCAGCTTCGCGTGACGGTGGGCAGCAACGGCCGCTACGTGATCCGCGCCAACTCGCTGCAGGGCAACGTGACGGGCGCCTACACGCTGGCCGTGCGCAGCGCGGGCGGCGGCGGCCAGGTCGCGTCGGGCAGCACCATCCGCCAGGGGCAGACCGTTTCCGGCCGGCTGGAGGCGTCGGACCCCACGCTGCAGGACGGTTCGCACTACGACATCTACACCTACCAGGGCCAGCCGGGCGAAGAAATCGTCGTCCGCCTGGAATCCACCGACTTCGACCCCTTCCTCACCTGGGGCACGCTGTTCGGAAACCAGTACCAGCGCATCGCCCAGGACGACGACAGCGGCCCGGGCGCCAACGCCGAACTGCGCGTTCGGCTGGACCGCTCGGGGACGTACGCCATCCAGGCCAACTCCTTTGGCGCCAACGAGTCCGGCGCGTACACGCTGCGCATCGACCCGGCCAGCCAGGTGGCCCAGCGCACCGACGCCACCAGCCGCTTTCCGGCCGTGAGCATCGGGCAGCCGGTGACCGGGCAGCTGACCGCGCAGGACGCCATGCTCAGCGACAGCTCGTACGCCGACGTGTACCTGTACCGCGGCGAGCCGGGCGACCAGGTGCGCGTGACGCTGCGCTCCACCGCGTTCGACTCGTACCTGGCCGTGGGCGCCACGGACGGCGAAGACACGCGGGCGATCGCCAGCGACGACGACAGCGGCGGCGGGAGCGACGCGCAGCTCAACTTCACCGTGGAAGGCAACGGCACCTACGCCATCCAGGTGAACTCGTACGGCCCGCGCGCCACGGGTGCCTACACCCTGCTGGTGGAGCGCGGAAGCGGGGCCGTCGCCCAGCGTCCGCAGGGCGGCACGTCCACCGCGCCGGTGGGCGCCGGCACGGCGGGAATGACGGGCAAGTGGGTGGCGGCGTACCCCGCCGTGACCACCCCGCGCTACAACCCCATGCGGGCGCAGCTCCAGAGCGCGCGGCGCATGGAAGGCGTGGCGGACCAGCTGAACGGTTCGTTCCCGCTGCCGCGCAACGTGCCGCTGCTCTTTGGCGAGTGCGGCTCAGAGATGGGCGCCAACGCGTTCTACAATCCGCGCGACGGCTCGGTCACCTTCTGCTATGAGATGCTGGACTACCTGACCGAGGGCTTCCAGGGCGTGGCGCAGAACCAGCAGGACCTGGCGGAGCGGGTGAACGGCGCGTTCGACTTCATCATGCTGCACGAGGTCGGGCACGCGCTGGTGCACCAGCTGGATTTGCCCATCACCGGGCGCGAGGAGGACGTGGCGGACCAGCTGGCCGCGCTGGTGCTGCTGCAGGACGGCGACAAGGGCGCCAACGCGGCGCTTTCCGGCGCCATGGCGCTGCAGAGCGAAGGCGCGCAGTTCGACAACTCGGATTTTTCCGACGAGCACTCGCTGGGGCCGCAGCGCCTGTTCAACATCGCCTGCTGGATCTACGGCTCGGACCCGGGCAAGTACCAGGGATGGGTGCGCGACGGCATTCTGCCCCAGGCCCGCGCGCGGCGCTGCCCGTCGGAGTACGAGCAGATGACCAAGTCGTGGACCCGCCTGCTGGGGCGCCCGCTGGGCCGTCAGTAG
- a CDS encoding tryptophan-rich sensory protein, whose product MKSDRLRQWANVLFSITQIAAPAIPAAMGLPAIGEVSNRYPTYVVPAGYAFSIWSLIFLLTVIYAVWQALPAQRAHPLLRRVGWLTAAAMLGNTVWELVFPRGWYALSVLVIAGILASLIVVIARTAPRRQSLSATERALVWVTFSIFLGWITVATVANVAGSGLALGWTGAPLTAEMWGIIMIAIAGGIAAAVTWSTGGNAGYALTVVWALVAVFIARRGGDEAVRSGTVAWTAAGSILLILSTLAVSKLRARSE is encoded by the coding sequence ATGAAATCGGACAGGCTGCGGCAGTGGGCCAACGTGTTGTTCTCCATCACGCAGATCGCGGCGCCCGCCATCCCCGCGGCGATGGGGCTGCCCGCGATCGGCGAGGTATCCAACCGCTATCCGACATACGTGGTCCCCGCCGGATACGCGTTCTCCATCTGGTCGCTGATCTTTCTGCTGACCGTGATCTACGCGGTCTGGCAGGCGCTCCCGGCGCAGCGCGCCCATCCGCTGCTGCGGCGCGTGGGATGGCTGACCGCGGCGGCCATGCTGGGCAACACGGTGTGGGAACTCGTCTTTCCGCGCGGATGGTACGCGCTGAGCGTGCTGGTAATCGCCGGGATTCTGGCGTCGCTCATCGTGGTGATCGCGCGGACGGCGCCGCGGCGGCAGTCGCTGTCCGCCACGGAGCGTGCGCTCGTGTGGGTGACGTTCAGCATTTTTCTGGGATGGATCACCGTGGCGACGGTGGCGAACGTGGCGGGTTCGGGACTGGCGCTGGGATGGACCGGCGCGCCGCTGACGGCCGAGATGTGGGGAATCATCATGATCGCCATCGCCGGGGGGATCGCGGCGGCGGTGACGTGGAGCACGGGAGGGAACGCGGGATACGCGCTGACGGTCGTCTGGGCGCTGGTGGCCGTCTTCATCGCGCGGCGCGGCGGGGACGAGGCGGTGCGGTCCGGCACCGTGGCGTGGACGGCGGCGGGCTCCATCCTGCTCATCCTGAGCACCTTGGCCGTATCGAAACTGCGGGCGCGATCGGAGTAG